In a genomic window of Gossypium arboreum isolate Shixiya-1 chromosome 7, ASM2569848v2, whole genome shotgun sequence:
- the LOC108484261 gene encoding dof zinc finger protein DOF2.1 — MDPSRGLHQEMGNPLSENMVVNSKGQQQQERKARPQPEEALKCPRCESTNTKFCYYNNYSLSQPRYFCKSCRRYWTKGGNLRNVPVGGGCRKNKRSSSKRTQDHAFTPSANPLITPHHHPIPPLTYDIDTNDLTLAFATVQKQSPSGQQLGFDDHDGDLSIFGNPSFNGNALTSSFLGNHSNFQSYCYDNIGMGGATTGLNGETMLPYNNQEMIDSTMAMGQDSENRVLWGLPWQLIAADNNMVGLGDLDLVRDNWNGLLNTPLM; from the exons ATGGATCCTTCCAGAGGACTACACCAG GAGATGGGGAACCCTTTGTCGGAAAACATGGTGGTTAACTCAAAAGGACAGCAGCAGCAGGAAAGAAAAGCAAGGCCTCAACCAGAAGAAGCGCTTAAGTGCCCAAGATGTGAATCCACCAACACCAAGTTCTGCTATTACAACAACTACAGCCTTTCTCAGCCAAGGTATTTCTGCAAGTCATGCAGGAGGTATTGGACTAAAGGCGGCAATCTCAGGAATGTTCCCGTGGGCGGCGGCTGTAGGAAGAACAAGAGATCATCTTCAAAGAGGACCCAAGACCACGCTTTCACGCCCAGTGCCAACCCACTCATCACTCCCCACCACCACCCCATCCCACCTTTGACTTATGACATCGACACCAATGACCTCACCTTGGCCTTTGCTACCGTCCAGAAACAATCACCTAGTGGGCAGCAGTTAGGGTTTGATGATCATGATGGCGACCTTTCTATTTTTGGAAACCCTAGCTTTAATGGTAATGCACTCACAAGCAGCTTTCTCGGGAACCACAGCAATTTTCAGAGTTATTGCTATGACAACATTGGGATGGGAGGTGCAACCACGGGTCTCAATGGGGAAACCATGCTGCCTTACAATAATCAAGAAATGATTGATTCAACCATGGCAATGGGACAAGACAGTGAGAATAGAGTGTTATGGGGTTTGCCTTGGCAACTCATTGCAGCAGATAATAACATGGTGGGCTTGGGTGATCTTGATTTAGTAAGAGATAACTGGAATGGACTTCTTAATACCCCcctaatgtaa